A stretch of Candidatus Caldatribacterium sp. DNA encodes these proteins:
- a CDS encoding methyltransferase, which translates to NTTWKTWQHICGSITRILPALADTGLDILNPVQTSAKGMDPKWLKEKFGRRLTFWGGGVDTQRTLPFGKPEEVEKEVRERIKIFAPGGGFVFAAIHNIQYGVPPENIVAAYDTVLKYGWYPIQEED; encoded by the coding sequence AGAATACCACTTGGAAGACATGGCAACACATTTGCGGATCCATTACCCGGATACTACCTGCTCTAGCAGATACGGGACTCGATATACTGAATCCAGTACAAACCTCTGCTAAGGGTATGGATCCAAAGTGGTTAAAAGAGAAGTTTGGGAGAAGATTAACTTTCTGGGGTGGAGGGGTAGATACTCAAAGGACTCTCCCTTTTGGGAAACCTGAAGAAGTAGAAAAAGAAGTAAGAGAAAGGATCAAAATCTTTGCACCAGGCGGAGGTTTTGTTTTCGCGGCGATTCACAACATTCAGTATGGAGTACCTCCCGAGAACATAGTAGCTGCATACGACACAGTTCTCAAATATGGCTGGTACCCGATACAGGAGGAGGATTAA